The Prunus persica cultivar Lovell chromosome G8, Prunus_persica_NCBIv2, whole genome shotgun sequence genome includes a region encoding these proteins:
- the LOC18768426 gene encoding bifunctional riboflavin kinase/FMN phosphatase has product MIKKMSTAQPLKKIVSCVILDLDGTLLNTDGIVNDVLRVYLGKYGMQWDGREVQKIVGKTPLEAASAVVEAYGLSCTTSELLSEITPMFSNQWCNIKALPGANRLIKHLSGHRVSMAMASNSPRENIETKISFHQGWKESFSVIIGGDEARLGKPSPEIFLEVAKRLNVDPSSCLVIEDSLPGVTAGKAAGMEVVAVPSIPKQSHLYTSADEVINSLLDLQPEKWGLPPFQDWIKDTLPLEPWHIGGPVVKGFGRGSKVLGIPTANLSTEGYGSLLSEHPSGVYFGWAGLSKRGVFKMVMSVGWNPYFNNTEKTIEPWLLHDFDEDFYGEELRLIIVGYIRPEANFSSLQSLIEKIHHDRKVAEEALDLPLFSKYKDDPYIKSST; this is encoded by the exons ATGATTAAGAAGATGTCAACTGCACAACCTTTGAAGAAAATAGTGTCCTGTGTTATCCTCGATTTGGATGGTACACTACTTAACACAG aTGGCATTGTAAATGATGTTTTAAGAGTTTATTTGGGCAAGTATGGAATGCAGTGGGATGGACGGGAAGTTCAAAAAATAGTTGGAAAAACACCACTTGAAGCTGCAAGTGCTGTTGTTGAAGCTTATGGGCTCTCTTGCACAACGAGTGAATTACTTTCAGAGATTACCCCCATGTTCTCTAATCA GTGGTGCAACATCAAAGCACTTCCAGGTGCCAATCGATTAATTAAACATTTGAGTGGTCATAGAGTGTCAATGGCAATGGCTTCAAACTCTCCAAGGGAAAAcatagaaaccaaaatttcttttcatCAGG GCTGGAAGGAATCCTTTTCTGTCATCATTGGTGGTGATGAAGCAAGATTGGGGAAGCCTTCTCCGGAAAT ATTCCTTGAAGTTGCTAAAAGGCTTAATGTTGACCCTTCCAGCTGCCTTGTCATTGAAGATTCTCT ACCAGGTGTTACAGCTGGAAAGGCTGCTGGTATGGAGGTGGTTGCTGTACCCTCCATCCCAAAGCAGTCCCATCTTTATACTTCAGCGGATGAGGTGATCAACTCACTACTTGATTTGCAACCTGAAAAGTGGGGCCTACCTCCTTTCCAAGATT GGATAAAAGATACTTTACCACTAGAACCTTGGCACATTGGTGGTCCTGTCGTTAAGGGATTCGGTCGGGGCTCAAAAGTACTTGGGATCCCTACAG CTAATTTATCCACAGAAGGATATGGATCTCTTCTTTCAGAACATCCCTCGGGAGTATATTTTGGTTGGGCTGGATTATCTAAACGAGGTGTCTTTAAAATGGTCATGAGTGTTGGTTGGAATCCTTATTTCAACAACACTGAAAAGACTATA GAGCCATGGTTGCTTCATGACTTTGATGAGGATTTCTATGGGGAGGAACTGCGTCTTATTATAGTCGGCTACATACGGCCAGAG GCCAATTTCTCATCCCTCCAGAGCTTGATAGAGAAGATTCATCATGACAGAAAAGTTGCAGAGGAAGCTCTTGATCTTCCATTGTTCTCCAAATACAAGGACGACCCATATATTAAAAGTTCTACATAA